Proteins encoded in a region of the Flavobacteriaceae bacterium HL-DH10 genome:
- a CDS encoding glycoside hydrolase family 127 protein gives MKLTKYTIAVITVLALFNCKSDKNNISELEEPKAGYQIEPVDIQHVKITDDFWLPIIKRVQEKTIEYAIAKCEEEGRLDNFLIAGGEKEGTVKGAMPFDDTDVYKIIEGASNSLISAPNAALETVLDSLVSIIKVGQEPDGYLTTWRTINPAKPPATWVEVKEGKRWEALFMSHELYNAGHLYEAAAVHYKATGKRNFLDIALKNADLMVNTFGDGEHKISAVPGHQIIETGLIKLFQITGKEDYINLAKYFLDNRGNPHNHKLFGPYSQDHISVVQQDEVVGHAVRAVYMYAAMTDIAAIKKDSLYASAVDKLWNNMVSKKMYVTGGIGAKHDGEAFGENYELPNLTAYNETCAAIGDVYWNHRLHNLKGDVKYFDVIERTLYNGLISGLSLDGTNFFYPNALESDGVYKSNRGSCTRQSWFDCSCCPTNVIRFVPSIPGLIYSKANKTVYVNLYASSHADIDLNGQKVKVSQETAYPWNGKVNMTVESNSDITVKFRVPGWSRNEVLPSDLYAYVNTSQVQPTLTINDGKVEASLKDGYFEVTRKWKADDKIELNFPMEVRTIKANDKVIEDKEKLALEYGPLVYAVEEIDNPKFDAITVSTSDEFTVQKESILEGVNTLTNDKLKAIPYYAWSNRGVGKMKVWLPITTN, from the coding sequence ATGAAATTAACAAAATATACTATAGCTGTAATTACTGTTCTAGCACTATTCAATTGTAAATCAGATAAAAACAATATTTCAGAATTAGAAGAACCAAAAGCAGGGTATCAGATTGAACCAGTAGATATTCAGCATGTAAAAATAACCGATGATTTCTGGTTACCAATAATAAAAAGGGTTCAAGAAAAAACTATTGAATATGCGATTGCAAAATGTGAAGAAGAAGGTCGTTTAGACAATTTCTTAATTGCAGGAGGAGAAAAGGAAGGCACTGTTAAAGGAGCTATGCCTTTTGACGATACCGATGTTTACAAAATAATTGAAGGGGCATCAAATTCATTAATTAGTGCTCCAAATGCAGCATTAGAAACCGTTTTAGATTCGCTGGTTAGTATTATAAAAGTAGGGCAAGAACCTGATGGCTATTTAACGACTTGGCGAACCATAAATCCTGCAAAACCACCTGCAACTTGGGTCGAGGTTAAAGAAGGAAAACGTTGGGAAGCCTTATTTATGAGTCACGAATTGTATAACGCAGGGCATTTATACGAAGCTGCTGCTGTACATTATAAAGCGACAGGAAAACGCAATTTTTTAGACATTGCTTTAAAAAATGCCGATTTAATGGTAAATACATTTGGTGATGGGGAACATAAAATTTCTGCTGTTCCAGGTCATCAAATTATAGAAACAGGTTTAATTAAGTTATTTCAAATTACAGGAAAAGAAGACTACATAAACTTAGCAAAATACTTTTTAGATAATCGCGGAAATCCTCATAATCACAAGTTGTTCGGTCCTTATTCTCAAGACCATATTTCAGTAGTTCAGCAAGACGAAGTTGTTGGACACGCTGTGAGAGCAGTTTATATGTATGCGGCAATGACAGATATTGCAGCCATAAAAAAGGATAGTTTATACGCTTCTGCAGTAGATAAATTGTGGAACAATATGGTGAGTAAAAAAATGTATGTTACTGGAGGCATTGGTGCTAAGCATGATGGAGAAGCTTTTGGTGAAAATTATGAGCTACCAAATTTAACGGCATATAACGAAACATGTGCAGCAATTGGCGATGTATATTGGAATCACAGATTGCATAATCTTAAGGGTGATGTTAAATATTTTGATGTAATAGAACGCACACTATACAACGGATTAATTTCTGGATTATCTTTGGACGGCACTAATTTTTTCTATCCAAATGCATTAGAATCTGATGGTGTTTACAAATCCAATCGTGGGTCGTGTACACGTCAATCTTGGTTTGATTGTTCATGTTGTCCAACTAATGTTATTCGTTTTGTGCCTTCAATTCCTGGTTTAATATATTCAAAAGCAAATAAAACGGTGTACGTTAATTTATATGCATCAAGTCACGCAGATATCGATTTAAACGGACAGAAAGTAAAAGTATCTCAAGAAACTGCTTATCCATGGAACGGAAAAGTTAATATGACGGTTGAATCGAATTCAGACATCACGGTAAAATTTCGTGTTCCTGGTTGGAGCAGAAATGAAGTTTTACCAAGCGATTTATATGCTTATGTGAATACTTCACAAGTGCAACCAACACTTACTATTAATGATGGGAAAGTAGAGGCTTCTTTAAAAGATGGTTATTTTGAAGTCACAAGAAAATGGAAAGCTGATGATAAAATTGAACTTAATTTCCCTATGGAAGTAAGAACAATTAAAGCTAATGACAAGGTTATAGAAGATAAAGAGAAACTAGCTTTAGAATATGGTCCATTGGTTTATGCTGTTGAAGAAATTGATAACCCAAAATTTGATGCTATTACAGTATCAACTTCAGATGAATTTACAGTTCAAAAGGAATCCATTTTAGAAGGTGTAAATACACTAACCAATGATAAATTAAAAGCTATTCCTTACTACGCTTGGTCAAACAGAGGTGTAGGTAAAATGAAGGTTTGGCTACCAATAACAACTAACTAA
- a CDS encoding arabinan endo-1,5-alpha-L-arabinosidase, protein MKIVRHYISLLLFFTIMVSCAQTDKPITHDPVVAKQGDTYYLFCTGPGITSFTSKDLKTWKRADPVFSEQPKWAKTIAPGFNGHIWAPDITFYKGTYYLYYSVSAFGKNTSAIGLVINKTLNPKDENYKWEDQGVVIQSVPNRDLWNAIDPNLIFDENGTPWLAFGSFWSGLKMVKLKSNLKEVANPEEWHAISKRDRDPDLEDSEPGNAALEGPFIFKKGDYYYQFLSWDYCCRGENSTYKLVVGRSKLVTGPYVDKDGKYLNEGGGSLVIEGNKNWYGVGHNSVFTFDGKDYTFMHGYDANDNGIPKLIVKEIKWAEGWPIVEPMD, encoded by the coding sequence ATGAAAATAGTTAGACATTATATATCATTATTACTTTTTTTTACAATAATGGTTTCTTGCGCACAAACTGATAAACCAATTACACATGATCCTGTAGTTGCAAAACAAGGAGATACCTATTATTTATTTTGTACAGGACCAGGAATTACAAGTTTTACATCAAAAGATTTAAAAACTTGGAAGCGAGCTGATCCTGTTTTTTCTGAACAACCAAAATGGGCTAAAACAATAGCTCCAGGTTTTAATGGTCATATTTGGGCACCAGATATTACTTTTTATAAGGGAACTTACTATTTGTATTATTCCGTATCGGCTTTTGGCAAAAATACATCTGCAATTGGATTAGTAATCAATAAGACTTTAAATCCTAAAGACGAGAATTATAAATGGGAAGATCAAGGTGTAGTAATTCAATCTGTCCCGAACAGAGATTTATGGAATGCGATTGATCCCAATTTAATTTTTGATGAAAACGGAACCCCTTGGTTAGCATTTGGTTCGTTTTGGAGTGGATTAAAAATGGTAAAATTAAAATCCAACTTAAAAGAAGTTGCAAACCCTGAAGAATGGCATGCCATTTCGAAAAGAGATAGGGATCCTGATTTAGAAGATTCAGAACCTGGGAATGCTGCTTTAGAAGGCCCATTCATTTTTAAAAAAGGAGATTATTATTATCAATTTTTGTCTTGGGATTATTGTTGTCGAGGTGAAAACAGCACCTATAAATTGGTTGTAGGTCGCTCAAAATTAGTAACTGGACCTTACGTAGATAAAGATGGAAAATATTTGAATGAAGGTGGCGGTTCTTTAGTGATTGAAGGTAATAAAAACTGGTATGGTGTTGGTCATAATAGTGTATTTACTTTCGATGGTAAAGATTATACGTTTATGCATGGTTATGACGCTAATGATAATGGAATACCAAAATTAATTGTCAAAGAAATTAAATGGGCTGAAGGTTGGCCAATTGTAGAACCAATGGATTAA